A stretch of Coccidioides posadasii str. Silveira chromosome 2, complete sequence DNA encodes these proteins:
- the NOP9 gene encoding Nucleolar protein 9 (EggNog:ENOG410PJ0N~COG:J~BUSCO:3414at33183) gives MPRERQKRGRRAEAKKDKDSQKRKRGHEATEAEITKRQKIQGDESSEVPVPHDSAFGDGEDYIPLEEEAAPVDDTPFYGLLDSDEQEYFSRANQTLELNQFENDEDRQLFIDSVLQEAGGKELKIACSQSCSRLMEKLISMSSASQLKQLFGKFSGHFLHLVQHRFASHCCERLFLRAAPIVTYESKPRTKKGDDAEENQDGGESASSLPMADLVLNAISELEGNWGYLLTESFASHTIRVLLLILAGESLDNSSNIAVVASRKKENFDAFKTDPQSSSGKRSVPPVFQDALEKMINGLVAGLDTTYLRALATHPVGSPVLQVLLAVELTHLGKDRAKDPNSVLRRLIPDDSLENTESATFINGLFYDPVGSRLLETLFQHVPGKFFKMIYKSIVRERIGSLSRNEIASYVAVRVLERLSKEDLQATMDTILREVPSMVERSRLNVIKALIERGAVRGANLTPLANTLKSAYGEEAVSRLKKILKLDEASGPSKEDPTKSATNLPSQQLHGSLLAQAMLRVPGPLAEMIRSSFLEATVPFLLDIAKSPTGSRVLQESLIFSKATGQFRRQIIPKFSGHLCELALNTSGSHVVDILWQATSDLLFLKQRLADELVANEKALRDSFLGRAVWRNWSMDLYKRKRGEWISRAKGLDLNASTADSSNNEQVTKPKSKLDLARERFAAQVEEKARKPESENPKGKEEIKAGKKRKPAALSAKSLLSA, from the coding sequence atgccACGAGAAAGGCAAAAGAGAGGCCGTCGAGCAGAGGCGAAGAAGGATAAGGATAGTCAAAAGCGAAAGCGAGGGCACGAAGCAACCGAAGCCGAAATCACAAAGCGGCAAAAAATACAGGGCGATGAGAGCTCCGAAGTGCCTGTTCCGCACGACAGTGCGTTCGGAGATGGAGAGGATTACATTCCTCTCGAGGAGGAAGCTGCTCCAGTAGACGACACGCCGTTCTATGGACTACTGGACTCGGATGAACAAGAGTACTTTTCCCGTGCCAACCAAACCCTGGAGCTGAACCAATTCGAAAATGATGAGGACCGACAGCTCTTTATTGACAGTGTGCTGCAAGAGGCCGGTGGGAAAGAATTGAAAATCGCATGCAGCCAGTCTTGCTCAAGATTGATGGAAAAACTAATCTCGATGTCAAGTGCGAGCCAGCTGAAGCAACTTTTTGGAAAATTCAGTGGGCATTTCTTGCATCTCGTTCAACACCGGTTCGCTAGCCATTGTTGTGAACGGCTTTTCCTACGAGCGGCGCCCATCGTAACATACGAGTCGAAACCTCGAACAAAGAAAGGAGATGATGCGGAGGAGAACCAAGACGGTGGAGAATCGGCTTCCAGCCTACCAATGGCCGACCTAGTCTTGAACGCGATCTCAGAACTTGAAGGCAACTGGGGCTACCTCTTAACCGAGTCATTTGCATCTCATACGATAAGAGTCCTCCTTTTGATATTAGCGGGGGAGTCATTGGATAATTCCTCGAATATCGCGGTGGTTGCCAGTCGGAAAAAGGAGAATTTCGATGCTTTCAAAACAGACCCACAGTCTTCCTCTGGGAAGCGAAGCGTTCCTCCGGTATTCCAAGACGCGTTGGAAAAGATGATCAACGGCTTGGTTGCCGGTTTAGACACCACCTATTTACGCGCTTTGGCTACTCATCCCGTCGGGTCCCCAGTGCTCCAGGTACTTCTAGCGGTCGAATTGACTCACCTTGGGAAGGACAGGGCCAAGGATCCTAACTCGGTTCTCCGGCGACTCATTCCAGATGATTCTCTGGAGAATACCGAGAGCGCAACGTTTATTAACGGATTATTCTACGATCCAGTTGGCTCCCGCTTGCTAGAGACGCTATTCCAGCATGTTCCAGGCAAATTCTTCAAAATGATATACAAAAGCATCGTCCGTGAACGCATTGGATCTCTTTCCAGGAATGAGATAGCATCGTATGTTGCGGTTCGTGTCCTGGAAAGGCTTAGCAAAGAGGATTTACAGGCTACCATGGATACCATTTTGCGTGAGGTACCTTCAATGGTTGAGCGATCAAGATTGAATGTGATAAAAGCTTTGATAGAGAGAGGAGCGGTACGAGGTGCCAATCTTACTCCTCTAGCTAACACACTTAAATCCGCTTATGGAGAGGAGGCCGTTTCAAGACTTAAAAAGATCTTGAAGTTGGATGAGGCATCTGGGCCTAGCAAGGAGGATCCCACGAAGAGCGCCACTAACTTACCTTCACAACAACTTCATGGCTCGCTTCTTGCACAGGCAATGTTGCGAGTGCCGGGACCTCTAGCAGAGATGATCAGATCTAGCTTCCTTGAGGCAACCGTGCCTTTTCTATTGGATATTGCAAAAAGCCCAACAGGTTCCCGTGTTCTCCAAGAATCACTCATTTTCTCGAAAGCAACGGGCCAATTCCGCAGACAAATAATACCCAAGTTCTCAGGACATTTGTGCGAGCTCGCATTAAACACGAGCGGATCTCATGTTGTTGATATACTATGGCAAGCTACCAGTGATCTGCTTTTCCTTAAACAGAGATTGGCTGATGAGCTTGTGGCCAATGAGAAGGCGCTGCGAGATTCTTTCCTGGGAAGGGCTGTATGGAGGAATTGGTCCATGGACCTGTACAAAAGAAAACGAGGCGAATGGATATCAAGGGCCAAAGGATTAGATCTAAACGCATCGACAGCGGATTCATCCAACAATGAACAGGTCACAAAGCCAAAATCAAAACTGGACTTGGCAAGAGAGCGATTTGCAGCGCAGGTGGAGGAAAAGGCAAGGAAACCAGAGTCGGAGAACCCGAAGGGAAAGGAAGAGATCAAAGccggaaagaaaaggaagccGGCCGCCTTATCGGCGAAGAGTCTACTCAGCGCATAG
- a CDS encoding uncharacterized protein (EggNog:ENOG410PJ7Y~COG:E~BUSCO:4581at33183), producing MERADEVRNLLDPVQERILQFIQSADRGSKAIIAHDPSDETDPFFSGLLNLKRPSELQQELQVDFPDSGQGADGLLQILDRILQYSVNTWHQGFLDKLYASTNAPGLAAELIIAALNTNVHVYQVAPALTVIEKSTAARLASLFGLNGLYAGGIAVQGGTASNTTAIVIARNTLFPETKTEGVSGNQFVLFSSAHGHYSIEKAAQMLGFGSKAVWVVPVDEKGQMIPKALDDLIITAKSQGKKPFFVNATAGTTVVGSFDPLPEISEICRKHNLWFHVDGSWGGSFIFSSKQKSKLTGSHLADSITFNPHKMLGVPVTCSFLLAADIRKFHRANTLPAGYLFHNEEYTKGFWDLGDLTLQCGRRADALKLFLSWMYYGSEGYEQKIDSACSVAEHLSTVVGNNPHLILLTENPPPCLQVCFYYAPLGRMAYPPGREINGKALSEEERAELNSQITEEIVQKLVPQGFMVDYAPPSDGDTFAKDGKFFRCVVNVLTKEETVDSLVNTIVKLGSTIVKRRLGSELNIPTPTAYPAPTSGFRPKNPAEKGHGPVVFE from the exons ATGGAACGGGCGGACGAAGTCAGAAAT CTTCTTGACCCCGTGCAGGAACGCATTCTGCAGTTCATACAGTCTGCAGATAGAGGTTCTAAAGCAATCATAGCGCATGACCCTTCGGACGAAACTGACCCTTTCTTCTCCGGGTTATTAAACTTGAAAAGGCCCAGTGAGCTCCAGCAAGAACTCCAGGTAGATTTCCCGGATAGCGGGCAGGGTGCGGATGGCCTCCTTCAGATCTTGGACAGGATACTTCAATATTCTGTGAACACTTGGCATCAGGGATTTTTGGACAAACTCTATGCCTCTACGAATGCGCCCGGACTTGCCGCGGAGTTGATCATTGCAGCCTTGAATACCAATGTTCATGTGTACCAGGTCGCTCCGGCCTTGACCGTTATCGAGAAGAGTACTGCTGCCCGTTTGGCCTCCCTTTTTGGCCTAAATGGCCTGTACGCTGGAGGGATAGCAGTACAAGGTGGTACAGCATCCAATACAACGGCAATTGTTATCGCGAGGAATACTTTATTTCCGGAGACCAAAACTGAAGGCGTTAGCGGCAATCAGTTTGTCTTGTTCTCAAGTGCGCATGGACATTACAGTATTGAGAAGGCTGCACAAATGCTTGGATTCGGTAGCAAAGCGGTTTGGGTCGTTCCCGTGGACGAGAAAGGGCAGATGATACCGAAGGCGCTCGATGACCTTATTATAACCGCGAAAAGCCAAGGAAAGAAGCCATTCTTCGTGAATGCCACTGCGGGTACCACGGTTGTAGGCAGTTTCGACCCTCTGCCGGAAATCTCTGAGATCTGCCGAAAGCACAACCTTTGGTTCCATGTCGACGGCTCATGGGGAGGCTCCTTTATCTTCTCCTCAAAGCAGAAAAGCAAACTTACAGGATCCCATCTTGCTGACAGTATTACTTTCAATCCACATAAGATGCTGGGTGTGCCGGTCACTTGTTCGTTCCTCTTGGCCGCTGATATTCGCAAATTCCACCGTGCAAACACGTTACCAGCGGGATATCTATTCCATAACGAGGAATACACGAAGGGATTCTGGGACTTGGGTGACTTGACTCTACAATGCGGCCGCCGTGCAGACGCCCTCAAGCTCTTCCTCAGCTGGATGTACTACGGATCTGAGGGCTACGAGCAAAAGATCGACTCTGCTTGTAGTGTTGCTGAGCATCTTTCCACCGTCGTTGGAAACAATCCTCATCTCATTCTCCTTACTGAGAATCCCCCACCCTGTCTCCAAGTTTGCTTTTACTATGCTCCTCTTGGACGCATGGCATACCCCCCAGGAAGAGAGATCAACGGCAAGGCACTCagcgaagaagagagagCCGAACTCAACAGCCAAATAACCGAAGAGATTGTTCAAAAACTTGTGCCGCAAGGCTTCATGGTGGACTACGCACCCCCAAGTGATGGCGACACTTTTGCTAAGGATGGAAAATTTTTCCGCTGTGTGGTCAATGTTCTTACGAAGGAGGAAACGGTGGATTCCCTCGTGAATACTATTGTGAAACTTGGATCAACCATTGTAAAACGGCGACTGGGCTCAGAGTTGAACATACCGACTCCAACAGCATACCCGGCGCCTACTTCCGGATTCCGTCCAAAGAACCCTGCAGAAAAAGGCCATGGACCGGTTGTCTTTGAATAA
- a CDS encoding uncharacterized protein (BUSCO:125400at4751~EggNog:ENOG410PI2T~COG:D,U~BUSCO:2190at33183), whose amino-acid sequence MARRVTPGRRSTTPSMTEYLNENIQTVADLQSLDSLLESLQKQQELQKQQLREAEEILSKATEASKQHTETVRRRAEAFNEQQNDIDRRLVEVTQSKSSDEATRKFEASMEKLGRLEIAKGYMELLGRVNRISEDTLSVIQWSPNDALSLYSEVRALASSLVSVQVAAEGAAPHLIDYTTKLVGSLKDALQKEYSGKLRAVLEKMKWPSKELQVDDALVRQWADWFELLLRLQEPDVIPQIELLQNEAQYQETPALLPLEEMVSPLNLRFRYHFSGDKPTNRLDKPEYFLSHIIDLINTYSDFFMTYLQPILNRRAQDCDSRLIPFYSNAIFSYITALLPMARHKINSTLPHIANHSQLLSHFIHELMQFDNDVREIWGYSPAFKEDRGWKGLTWEVLVKQDWFAQWLQVEKDFALSRYQDIIDAPDSGEIDYDGVEATATKPTKAAIRVNDLLETITDRYRPLSSFSQKLRFLIDIQITIFDLFHERLHSGLEAYLAMKSTIGRTVQGSSTSQVSLEGIAGLERLCRIFGSAEYLEKKMQDWSDDVFFLELWYELQDRVDQNARSGRPVAGSMSISDVAARTSSSITDSNADHGAGGIEGALFDETSSAYRRIRIRSESIIVSTLTSSMQTSLKAYSRSSNWASLAPSSDNESTITPSVELAMFTRNLTAEVKFLSRVLAPAPLKRIARQLLLSIQTYLWDNILMRHSFSAARATQLRIDFEHTCTTFDAALGVPAGKIEAKKIAQKLAEGLLLLELNINPKDSVPEAEETDKRNGDGIHPNLGLWEVEKGLFASNESAREVLKSLGIEVLTEAQARATLERRVELRG is encoded by the exons ATGGCTCGGAGAGTCACGCCAGGCCGGCGCTCAACTACGCCATCCATGACAGAGTACCTCAACGAAAATATTCAAACAGTCGCTGACCTACAATCGTTGGACTCTCTTCTGGAGAGCCTTCAAAAGCAGCAGGAGCTCCAGAAACAGCAG TTACGAGAAGCGGAAGAGATTTTAAGCAAAGCGACCGAGGCATCGAAACAGCACACTGAAACAGTCCGAAGACGGGCCGAAGCCTTCAATGAGCAACAAAACGACATAGATAGACGGCTTGTGGAAGTTACCCAGTCGAAAAGCAGTGATGAAGCAACGCGGAAATTCGAGGCCAGTATGGAGAAACTTGGGAGGCTGGAAATCGCAAAAGGATATATGGAGCTGCTAGGCAGGGTGAATCGCATCAG CGAAGACACGTTATCCGTGATACAATGGTCTCCAAATGATGCGTTAAGTTTATATTCCGAAGTAAGAGCTCTGGCTTCCTCACTGGTGTCTGTCCAGGTGGCAGCTGAAGGTGCTGCTCCTCACCTTATAGACTACACTACTAAGCTGGTAGGAAGTCTAAAGGATGCGCTGCAGAAGGAATATTCGGGTAAGCTGCGCGCTGTCCTTGAGAAAATGAAATGGCCTTCAAAGGAACTTCAAGTGGACGACGCTCTAGTGAGGCAATGGGCGGACTGGTTTGAATTATTGCTCCGCTTGCAAGAACC GGACGTCATTCCCCAAATTGAACTGCTTCAAAACGAAGCCCAATACCAGGAAACCCCAGCCCTACTCCCTTTAGAGGAAATGGTGTCTCCGCTGAACCTCCGATTCAGGTACCACTTTAGCGGCGACAAGCCAACCAATAGGTTAGACAAA CCCGAATACTTCCTCTCACATATAATCGACCTTATCAATACTTATAGCGACTTTTTTATGACGTATCTTCAGCCCATCCTCAATAGACGGGCACAAGATTGTGATTCGCGACTTATACCATTTTACTCGAATGCGATTTTCTCCTACATAACGGCGCTGTTGCCGATGGCACGACACAAAATTAACTCAACTCTCCCACATATTGCAAATCACTCTCAGTTACTGAGCCATTTTATACATGAATTAATGCAATTTGACAACGATGTACGCGAAATATGGGGCTACTCACCTGCCTTCAAAGAGGATCGCGGTTGGAAAGGGCTAACTTGGGAAGTTCTCGTGAAGCAAGATTGGTTCGCTCAGTGGCTCCAGGTTGAAAAAGACTTTGCTCTCTCCCGCTATCAGGATATCATCGATGCGCCTGATAGTGGTGAAATTGATTACGACGGAGTTGAAGCCACAGCAACGAAACCTACCAAGGCAGCAATTCGTGTCAATGACCTCCTTGAGACAATTACAGACAGATATCGACCACTGTCTTCTTTTAGCCAAAAGCTTCGCTTTCTCATTGATATTCAAATTACAATATTCGACCTCTTTCATGAGAGGTTACATTCCGGACTTGAAGCCTATCTTGCGATGAAATCAACAATTGGTCGGACAGTGCAAGGCTCTTCCACAAGCCAGGTCAGTCTGGAAGGTATTGCGGGGCTTGAAAGGCTCTGTAGAATATTTGGCAGCGCCGAGTATTTGGAAAAGAAGATGCAAGACTGGAGTGATGATGTCTTTTTCCTAGAACTTTGGTATGAGCTGCAGGATCGTGTCGACCAAAATGCCCGAAGCGGCAGGCCTGTGGCGGGATCCATGTCCATTTCCGACGTCGCGGCCCGCACGTCGTCGTCCATCACGGATAGCAATGCCGATCACGGTGCTGGAGGCATTGAAGGCGCATTGTTTGATGAAACTTCCTCAGCGTATCGTCGCATTAGGATCCGATCTGAGTCAATTATTGTTTCCACCTTGACATCAAGTATGCAAACGTCACTCAAAGCGTATTCTCGATCTTCTAATTGGGCGTCATTGGCACCTTCTTCTGACAATGAATCTACAATTACACCCTCCGTCGAGCTAGCTATGTTTACCCGGAACCTTACCGCTGAGGTCAAGTTCTTGTCGCGAGTCCTCGCTCCTGCGCCTCTAAAACGTATTGCCAGACAGCTTCTGCTGTCAATTCAGACGTATCTTTGGGATAATATCCTTATGCGACATAGCTTTTCAGCTGCCAGGGCTACTCAGTTACGGATTGATTTCGAGCATACATGTACGACTTTTGACGCAGCTCTCGGGGTACCAGCTGGTAAAATTGAGGCGAAGAAAATCGCCCAAAAATTAGCAGAAGGCCTATTGCTCTTGGAACTAAATATCAATCCTAAAGATAGCGTACCAGAGGCGGAAGAAACTGATAAGAGAAATGGCGATGGCATCCATCCAAACTTGGGTCTTTGGGAGGTAGAGAAGGGTCTATTTGCTAGCAATGAAAGCGCCCGGGAAGTTCTAAAATCTTTGGGAATAGAAGTTTTAACGGAAGCACAGGCGAGAGCAACATTGGAGAGGCGGGTCGAACTTCGCGGTTAA